Genomic DNA from Segatella copri:
AAAGCGTATGCAGGTTGTCACACTGCAGGGTGATGAGATAGGTATATCCCAAAAGCCCGATGGCATTACGCTCTTCGATAAGGGCAATAGGTGTAGGGGTTCCGATGCCTTTCTTCTCCAATATCATCGGATATTCGAAGGCACGCTCTCCCTTAGGCTTTCTGATGCCTAGGGAATAAATCAGTCTGTTGGGTCCCTTTGGCGCATGATAGCGCTTCACATTAATAACAGCTCCATCAGGAACTTCCATCACCTTAATAAGATTGCGACCCGTGTAAATCACACGTCCTTCCTTCTCGAACACATCCGGGATGCGTTCGATGAAACTTCTCATCTCTTCGTATTTTGGATTTATCTTTATCTTCATTTGTTTACTATATTTTTATATTTTTGCCTAGGATGCTTTGGAACTCCAGGGAACATCATTTCCAAACTCTTCTCTTGAGCCACAACGCCAAGATGGGGTCACTCATTTCCAGATGCTTAGGAGCAGGAATCGTAATCAGATCTTTCACCATCAAGGATTTCTTGAGGCGGGTTACATTGGCGGCAGTACCCAGACGATAGGTTTCCAATATCGCTGTCTGCGTGAAGCCTGTATGTACTCCATTGATGATGGCATGCAGGAAATTCATCTGATAGGCAGAAAGGTCTTCGGTCTGCTGGATAAACAAAGGCTCGCAAGCATCCAGCAACCGGTCTATTCCATATTTCAAGTCTTCTTCTGTAGCTGCAGAATCATCCTGCACTCGCAGCCATACAAACCATGCCAACTGCTGTACATAAGAGGAATATCTGTCTGTTACCTGACAGATTTCACGAGCCAACTCTTCAGAAATATGCTTGCCGGTAGATTCGAATCGCTGACAGATATACTCCACCCAGTCTTTCTCGCTTATCTTATTCAGATAGAAGAAATCACCAAAGCGATAGAATGGATAACTGGCATTCTGGAACATCTGTTCCATCATGTGCTTCTTGCTTCCATAAAGACAGTAAGATACATGGCTCTGTAATTGCCATACGCTGCGGAGCTTCTTCTGGAAGGTCAAGGAATCAGGGAAATCGCCTATCTGCTGAAATTCATCGATGCAGACTACGATATGACAACCTTTAGAACGAGCTATCATTTCCGGAAGTCTCAATACTTCTTCTGTTGTATTGTTACCTGCATTATACTCCAAAGCCAAAGAAAAATCAGTCAAAGGATCTTGACCAATACTGATTTTCGGAACGAAACGGCTTAAGAATACCTTGGCATTCTCCATCCATTCTTCCCATTTTGAAGAAGTAGCCCGAACTACAGCCGTAGCAAAAGCATTGATAAAATCATTCTCCGAACGACAGCCAAAGGCATCTATACGAGCTATCCTGATGTCCTCGCTCTCTACAAGCGAACACACCTTATCCACCAATGAAGTCTTACCCATACGACGAGGTGAAATCAATATCGTATTCACTCCATACGTAAAGTTCGCCTTCAGACGTTCTGTTTCCTCTCGTCGGTCGGTAAAGGAATCTCCCTCCACACGAACACCGAACACAAACGGAGCTTCTTTACTTTTTCTCATAATCACTACCTTATTATATACTAATGTAATTCGTATGTAAGCTCCACACGCCCTGGGCTAGGAGCTTTTCTTCTGCAAAGATAGCAAAAAAAAACAAATTAAACAAGGTTGTTTTAAACAAAGTTGTTTAAAACTAGCATTTTTATTACGAATTAACTAATAGTCAATGGATTACGGGTAAGACACCAAAGAATTTAACGGGAATATTTTTAAAACACGGACAAATTGAATTTGTCCGGATGGTTGTCCAAAAGGCTTATAAGTACCAGAAAAACAACACGTTATGAAACTCCGGACAATTTGTCCGGACAAATTCAATTTGTCCGTGTTATTTTTTTTATGAGAAAGGAAGAAGAAGAAAAAGGGGGTTACGGATTGAGACGAGAACCTGTTATCCAAGAAGCTATAACCTGGCACCCGAGAAACTATGATTTAGCACATAAGAACCTATGTTTTCCGACCCACAAAACTATGACTTAGATTTTTTAACACAATTTGCCCCAAATGGCTGCTGAAATTCGGGTCTTATCACACGCTCAAATTTGGCGGTTACAGAAGATAGTCGTATTTTTGCCGCCGTTTACCGGATATTCCGACAAGCTAACTTTTAAACATTAAATAATTATGGAGAATGAAAATTTAAGAAACATAGAGAACCTTTTAGCCGCTAAGGCAAGTACACAGCCTCTTTACGAATTCCCAGTAGACCAGCTTCCACTCGGACTCCGCGACTCGCTCTCTGGCGTAGCCGCAGAGGCACGCGTGCCTGCCCTCTTCTCAGCCCTCCCTATTGCCGCAACCTATGCTGACCGTCTGAAGGCGAAGTATTGCGACGGCAGCGATACTCCGATGGCACTCATGTCTATCATCATCGGCGAGCAGGCATCAGGTAAGGGCGTATGCCGCCGCATCGAGAACATCTGGGCGAAGAAGATGGATAAGGACGATGAGAAACCTCGTGAGGATGAAGCCTGGTACCAGCAGCACAAGGGCAAGAAGGGTGTAGTGGATCCAAAGCCTTGCATCCGTCACATTGGCGATACTATCTCGAAGTCGGCATTGATGCGTCGTCAGCTCTGTGCCGATGGCCATACCATGTATATGTTCAGCGAGGAGCTCGGTTCGATGAAGAGCGTATGGAAGGTGTTCGGCGACTACTTCCGTAAGGCGTTCGACCAGAGCGAGGTGGGTCAGGACTACATCACAGCCACCAGCGGCGTAACCCACGCCCAGCTCAACTTCTCCGGCTGCTGCACCCAGAACATCTTCCAGAAGTTCTTCACCGATGATAACATCGAGGACGGATCTTCTTCAAGAATGATGCTCGCCAAGATGCCCGATACCTCCTTCGCACCCCTCAGCCAGCACCACGACTATACCGAGGAGGAGCAGGCAAACATCCTCAAGGCAGTAACTCTCCTTGAACGTAGTCACGGCGTAATGGAGCTGCCCCGTATGTGCGAGGAGTTCTGCCTGTGGCTCGAAGCGAAAAGACAGCTTGCCCTGGCGAATGCCGACCGTGTGATGGATGTATATCGTCGCCGTTCCGCCGTCATCGGCTTCCGTTGTGGCGTCATCTTCCACATCCTGGAACAGACCGGAGAGGAAACAGATGCCTGCATCCGTTTTGCCAAGGCTGTGGCCGACTACGTGCTCGCCATGCAGATGGAGATGTTTGGCTTGCGTCTCGACAAGCAGCAGCAGGACAACGAGGCAATCCCAGTCTATAAGTCTCGAAACACCCTGCTCTTTGCCCAGCTCCCTGAGCAGTTCACCCTCTTCGATGCCAGCCGTGAGCGTGGCGACGGAGCCAGTCGTGAAACCATCCGTAAGATGATAAGCCGCTGGACCAAGCGTGGTCTCTGCAAGAAGCTGAAAGGTGGCGACACCGAGATCTGGCAGAAGCTTACCCTCTCGGCATAAAGCATCTTGAATCTCCTGAAACAGTAAATCCCCCATCACGCAGCCAAAGCGTGATGGGGGATTACTGTTTCTGATAATATCGTTTTTTTATTGCTGATGTCGCTCGATATATTCAGCAGCCTGGATATTCGAGAACACATAGTTCTTCAAATCCTGGAACTTAGACTCCAGCTTGGTTTCCTTCAGATTGCCATTCGGCAACACATCATAGCAGAAACTGCGGTTCATCGACGGATTATAGACAAAGCAACGCTGATGGTCTCTTGCCACAATCTGGTTATCTGCCGAATAGAATACCATCGGGCGCTCCTGTTTCAGCAAATCCACGCCGAAGCCCTCGTACTCATAATTCAGATTCATCAGACCGAAAAGCGTAGGCATTACATCTACCTGCATACCCAAACCGGCATACTGCTGCTGCGGAACACCAGGACCAAAGATGATGAGCGGAATGTGGTTGTAAGACTGAGGCAACTCGCCCTCGCTCTTACCCACCAGCTTACCATGGTCTGCCTGAATCACGAATATCGTGTTCTTATACCAAGGCTCCCGGCTTGCCTTCTTCAGAAAGTCGCCTATCGCCCAGTCGGCATACTCCACAATCTGTGTTTCCTTCTCCTTGGTCTTCGGCTTGAAGAAATCAGGAATGATATATGGCGGATGATTGCTCACGGTGAGGATGGTAGCCATGAAAGGCTTGCCCGTCTTCGCCTTCTGGTTGATGGTGTTGAGGGCATAGTCCATCTCGAAATGGTCGCTCACACCAAAACTGTTCACCACCTCGCTCTTAGGATAGTTCTCCTGAGAGAAGATGTCATCGTAGGCCATTGGTCTGGAAGAAAGCCTTCATGTTGTCATACTGTGCCTCGTGAGTCATGAAGAACATGTTCTCGTAGCCATACTTCTTCAACACCGTGGCGATACCCTTGCGGCGTGGAGTTACCGTTCCCTTCATCAGGTTGCGGAACATGAGGGCAGGGAAACTGTAGAGCGTAGCCGTCATGCCATGGTTGGTATGGATGCCGGAACTATAGAAGTGGGTGAACGCCAGGGAATGCTGATAGAGCGAATCGAGCGTTGGAGTGAGCGGCTGCTGATTGCCGAATGTGCCCAGCAGGTTTGCCGACATCGACTCCATCAATATCACCACTACGTTAGGATGATTCTTCTTCATCATCAGGGAATCGTTCACCACCTCACGCTTCAGAATATTCGTGCTATCCATCTTTCCCGTGATACCCAGCCACTGGCGGGTATTCGTAATGGCCTCAGCGTATGGCATGAGATGCAACTCCTTGTTCTCCTTGCGCATATCGTCGAGCGCAGAAGTAAGGAGATTGAAGGCAGGATTGATGCCGAGCTGGTTGAGAAAAGAATCCTCGCAATAGTAAGCCTGGCTCACCTTGATAGGGTTATAGCCCATTCTGCCACGGATGCCGAAGAGACAGGCACCTATCATCACAGCAGAAATAAGGAAACGGCTGACTACCTGCACCAGGTGCATATTGTCCTTAGGCAGAAGGAAGAGTCCCTCGAAGTAGCGGCGCAGACGGACGAGCGCATAGATAAACGACCCCGTAAACACGAAATAGAGGGCGATATAGAGCCAGTAGGAAGACTCCTGCAAGAGCATGCCCGATGTGGTGGCTACATAGCCGAACCACCCGAATATGCTGGAATTGATGTTCTTGAAGAAATATTGGAAATAAGGAGTATTGGCTGCCGAAGGCATGAAGGCGATGGCAAACCATGCCGCATACCAGATGTTGATGCCACGCAGCAAACGGCGATGACACCACCCCAGGCTGGCTGCTATCAGGAGCACAGCCACAGGCAATACCGAAATATAACAAGCTATGACATTATCAAACCATACACCCTTGACAAACGCCATTACCCTACTCGCCTCTGCATCTACAATCATGCCATGCAGAGCGATAAATTCTACCAATCTGAACAGAGTCATCACCAGCAATGCCAATACATGCACCGAAAGGAGATACCCAAAAGCCTTAAAATATCGTTTCATTTTTATTCTACTTTAGAAATCGGGTGCAAAGTTAATAATTATATCCTAATAAAAGCAAAATTTCTAGCCTTATTCTGTCTATAAACAAATAATTATATGTAACTTTGCAGCCAAAATAACAAAACAAGACTTCGATAAGACATGAACATCAAGTACAACAAAGCCCTATGGCTCATCATCATCCTGGCTATCGTGATGATGATTCCATTCCTCGGACTCATAGATTTCAATACCAAGGGAGAACCGCGCGAAGCGGTGGTTGCCTACACCATGCTGGAACATGGCAACTGGATTCTGCCTATCAACAACGGAGGTGATATCCCTTACAAACCGCCATTCTTCCACTGGTGCATCGCCTTCTTCAGCCTCTTCATCGGCCATGTGAATGAGTACACCTCACGTCTTCCATCCGCCGTATCGCTGGTATTGATGACCATTGGCGGCTTCGTATTCTATGCCAAGCGCAAGAACGCCCCAACCAGTCTCATCGCAGCCATCCTCACGCTCACCGCCTTCGAGGTGCACCGTGCGGGTATGAACTGCCGTGTAGATATGGTGAACACCGCCTTTATGGTGGGAGCCATGTATCTGCTCTACCGCTGGTGGGAGAAAGGAAAGCACCAGTTGCCTTGGCTCGCTATCCTCTGCATGAGTGGCGCTACGCTTACCAAAGGTCCTGTGGGCATCATTCTGCCTTGCTTTGTGATGGGCGTATTCATGCTTACCCAACGTGAGAACTTCTGGGGCATCGTATGGCGCATGGCTCTAACCGCCCTGCTCTCGCTCGTTATTCCTTTCTGCTGGTATTATGCAGCCTATCTGCAAGGCGGCGATGAGTTTCTGCGCCTGGTGAAGGAAGAGAACATCGACCGATTCATGGGCAAGATGGCATACGAATCGCACGAGAACCCAGCGTGGTACAACCTTCTCACGCTCATCACGGGCTGGTTGCCTTACACCTTATTATTATTGTTCTCGCTCTTCATTCTGCCATGGAAGAAGTTCTCGAAGACCCGTTTCCTTGAGAATGCGAAGAAGGCTACTCCGCTGCAGGTGTTCACCTGGCTCGCCTTCCTCCTGGTACTCTTCTTCTACTGCATCCCAAAGAGCAAGCGCAGCGTTTATCTGCTGCCATGCTATCCGTTCATGGCCTATCTCATCGCCGAATACATCGTTTGGATGATGAAGGAGAAGATGGGAGCCTTGAAGGTTTATGCCGGGGCGATTGCTTCGATAACCCTGATTCTCAATATCGCCCTGCTGGTGGTAAAAAAAGGATGGGTGCCAGAAAGCATCTTCCACGGCAAGCATGCCATAGACAATATCGCCATGCTCCATGCGCTCGAAAACAACGATTTGCTCATCCCATGCAGCATCTTTATGGTTATCACTTTGGGGGGAGTTTACCTCATCTTCCGGGCACTCAAGAAGAAGAATCCAGGCAATATTGTTTCATATACCCTTGCCACCATCGTGGGTCTCTTCCTGATGCTCGACTCCAGTCTGCAGCCACCTGTGCTCAACACGAAGACCGATAAGCATCTGGCGCCAGTTATCGAGAAGAAGTTTGATACCAGCAAACTCTATTCTTATATGTCGGTAGATATGCTGCATTTCTTCAGCCTCAACTTCTATCTGGGCGATAAGATCCAGCAGTTTGACAAGGTATTGCCACAGGATGGCGTGCTGATGATTCCGGAAGAAGACATGCCTGATTTCCTTGAGAAATTCGGCAAGGACTATACCTTCCAGAAGGTTTGGGAAGTAAGAAAGACGGTAGAATGGCACAACAAGGTAGGTTTCTACCGATTCGTGAAGACTAGTGCCAATATTGCACTTAACAAATGAGTAGTGATTAATTATTAGTGATTAGATACAAAAATAGCATCGGGATTATAAGTACCGATGCTATTTTTGTATCTATCAAATTGATATTCTTCTTATTTTCTTTCTTCGATAAGATTATACTCTTTCTTCGATGAAGTATCGTGGGCGACGTTTCACCTCGGTATAAATCTTGCCGATATAAACACCCGTGATGCCTACACCCGTGGTGATGATGCCTCCGATAAACCACATGGAAACAAGCATAGAGGTCCAGCCCTGAATGGTCTTGCCCTGGAAATATTCTACCAAGGCAAAGATAATCATGATGATTGCTACTAAAGTCATCGCCAGACCCAGGAAGGTGATAAACTTCAATGGTGCCACGGAGAACGAAGTGATGCCATCTATACTGAAACTCAGCATCTTGGTAAACGGATACTTACTCTCACCCGCCTCACGAGCCTTGCGGTCGTAATAGACGAACCCCTCTCGAAAACCCAACTGGCGGACGATGGCTCTGAGGAAAAGATTGCGCTCAGGATACTGCATCAGCGCCTTTAGGGTGCGGTTGGTCATCATGCGGAAATCGGCATGATTGTAAACCGTCTCCTTATCCACACTCTGCATCAGTTTATAGAAAGCCTGGGCGGTAAAGCGCTTGAAGAAGGTATCGGTCTTGCGCTCCTTGCGCACACCATAGATGATATCCTTGCCTTCCTGCACCTGGCGCACCATATCCACGATAACATTCTCATCGTCCTGCAGGTCGGCATCGATACTTACCATCGCATCACAATGGTCTACCGCAGCTTCCATACCTGCCCAAAGCGCATTCTGATGGCCCCGGTTATGCGACAGTTTGATGCCATGCACATACCCATGCTCCTTGGCAGCATCCGAAATCATCTGCCAAGTATGGTCACGACTGCCATCGTCGACAAGCAGCAGTTCTGTGTCGGCATCAGTCTCTTTC
This window encodes:
- a CDS encoding glycosyltransferase family 2 protein; this encodes MKILIVIPCYNEEEVLPKTLDVLGALIRKIKKETDADTELLLVDDGSRDHTWQMISDAAKEHGYVHGIKLSHNRGHQNALWAGMEAAVDHCDAMVSIDADLQDDENVIVDMVRQVQEGKDIIYGVRKERKTDTFFKRFTAQAFYKLMQSVDKETVYNHADFRMMTNRTLKALMQYPERNLFLRAIVRQLGFREGFVYYDRKAREAGESKYPFTKMLSFSIDGITSFSVAPLKFITFLGLAMTLVAIIMIIFALVEYFQGKTIQGWTSMLVSMWFIGGIITTGVGITGVYIGKIYTEVKRRPRYFIEERV
- a CDS encoding glycosyltransferase family 39 protein, which codes for MNIKYNKALWLIIILAIVMMIPFLGLIDFNTKGEPREAVVAYTMLEHGNWILPINNGGDIPYKPPFFHWCIAFFSLFIGHVNEYTSRLPSAVSLVLMTIGGFVFYAKRKNAPTSLIAAILTLTAFEVHRAGMNCRVDMVNTAFMVGAMYLLYRWWEKGKHQLPWLAILCMSGATLTKGPVGIILPCFVMGVFMLTQRENFWGIVWRMALTALLSLVIPFCWYYAAYLQGGDEFLRLVKEENIDRFMGKMAYESHENPAWYNLLTLITGWLPYTLLLLFSLFILPWKKFSKTRFLENAKKATPLQVFTWLAFLLVLFFYCIPKSKRSVYLLPCYPFMAYLIAEYIVWMMKEKMGALKVYAGAIASITLILNIALLVVKKGWVPESIFHGKHAIDNIAMLHALENNDLLIPCSIFMVITLGGVYLIFRALKKKNPGNIVSYTLATIVGLFLMLDSSLQPPVLNTKTDKHLAPVIEKKFDTSKLYSYMSVDMLHFFSLNFYLGDKIQQFDKVLPQDGVLMIPEEDMPDFLEKFGKDYTFQKVWEVRKTVEWHNKVGFYRFVKTSANIALNK
- a CDS encoding ATP-binding protein, whose amino-acid sequence is MRKSKEAPFVFGVRVEGDSFTDRREETERLKANFTYGVNTILISPRRMGKTSLVDKVCSLVESEDIRIARIDAFGCRSENDFINAFATAVVRATSSKWEEWMENAKVFLSRFVPKISIGQDPLTDFSLALEYNAGNNTTEEVLRLPEMIARSKGCHIVVCIDEFQQIGDFPDSLTFQKKLRSVWQLQSHVSYCLYGSKKHMMEQMFQNASYPFYRFGDFFYLNKISEKDWVEYICQRFESTGKHISEELAREICQVTDRYSSYVQQLAWFVWLRVQDDSAATEEDLKYGIDRLLDACEPLFIQQTEDLSAYQMNFLHAIINGVHTGFTQTAILETYRLGTAANVTRLKKSLMVKDLITIPAPKHLEMSDPILALWLKRRVWK